One Phaseolus vulgaris cultivar G19833 chromosome 4, P. vulgaris v2.0, whole genome shotgun sequence DNA window includes the following coding sequences:
- the LOC137837752 gene encoding uncharacterized protein encodes MECNKDEATRAKEIAERKFAAKDISGAKKFALKALNLFPELEGISQMVATLDVYISAENKTNGEADWYGVLGVDSLADDDTVRRQYRKLALMLHPDKNKSIGADGAFKLVSEAWSLLSDKTKRAAYDKRSGKERKVSSKFGGSSAQKGTNGSYNFTKTTPSSAAVQKSTAKEHTSSSTHKSKSNTFWTVCTRCKMQYEYLRVYLNLKLLCPNCRTAFVAVETSPPPASGIRPATQWNFAQKKQNSNRQVPNKSKSNAGRNDMAAPNVGAGSYSNTETGSFQWAPFSKSSGVSNVAQAASVVQQAYDKVKRDREEAQAASKREEALKRKQHVSKKGYYNPAKRRRGGMEDPSASGGKENRGGSKPANFEYNRVNGINKTDSMGEISPVELRNLLMEKARKEISNKLLGNQSNAVDKTVMKESGDNFYKVNDKGEKCLRNSETSAQDNIAIMSLAGSTIAKGNRKFLETTAIDVPDPDFHDFFKDRTEVSFTENQVWAVYDNDDGMPRCYAMIHGIISMNPFKIKISWLNPNTNSKLDPIKWVASGFSKICGDFRLSRPEICSSTNFFSHKVRWRTGADGAICIYPRKGDVWALYRNWSPDWDEVTPDEVIHKFDVVEVLEDFIEGHGIDVIPLVKVAGFRTVFHHHLDPTEIRIIPMEEMFRFSHQIPSYVLTGQEAPDAPKGCRVLDPAATPFEFLQLIEVVKVEDMADKEDTDVKEPSDKMIKESNKEMINYMGKVEEEKKGEDEDMQEVDTSDDMTKANNEEMINDVRKLGEVQQEKDKDMRSKEKL; translated from the coding sequence ATGGAGTGCAATAAGGATGAGGCTACCAGGGCAAAAGAAATTGCTGAGAGGAAGTTTGCTGCAAAGGATATATCAGGAGCAAAGAAATTTGCTTTGAAGGCCCTAAATCTATTTCCTGAACTTGAGGGTATTTCTCAGATGGTAGCAACACTTGATGTGTATATTTCGGCTGAGAATAAAACAAATGGAGAAGCAGATTGGTACGGTGTACTTGGTGTGGACTCCCTTGCTGATGATGATACAGTAAGGAGACAATACAGGAAGCTAGCTCTCATGCTTCACCCTGATAAGAACAAGTCCATTGGAGCTGATGGGGCCTTTAAACTTGTTTCTGAGGCATGGAGTTTACTATCAGATAAGACTAAAAGAGCAGCATATGATAAGAGAAGTGGAAAAGAACGGAAAGTCTCTTCCAAGTTTGGAGGTTCATCAGCACAAAAAGGCACTAATGGTAGTTACAATTTTACAAAGACTACCCCTTCAAGCGCAGCTGTTCAGAAGAGTACTGCTAAAGAGCACACTTCATCTTCTACTCATAAGTCAAAATCAAATACATTTTGGACTGTTTGCACTCGGTGCAAAATGCAGTACGAGTATCTTAGAGTTTATCTTAACCTCAAACTCTTATGCCCCAACTGCCGTACAGCATTTGTGGCTGTAGAGACTTCTCCTCCACCTGCAAGTGGTATTAGACCTGCAACTCAATGGAATTTTGCACAGAAGAAGCAAAATTCCAATCGCCAAGTACCTAATAAAAGCAAATCGAATGCCGGAAGGAATGACATGGCTGCTCCAAATGTTGGAGCAGGATCTTATAGTAATACTGAAACAGGCAGTTTCCAGTGGGCTCCATTCTCAAAATCATCCGGTGTTTCCAACGTGGCTCAAGCTGCAAGTGTGGTTCAGCAGGCATATGATAAAGTGAAGCGAGATCGGGAGGAGGCACAAGCAGCTAGCAAAAGGGAAGAAGCCTTAAAAAGGAAGCAGCATGTTTCTAAAAAGGGTTACTATAATCCTGCTAAGAGAAGAAGAGGGGGCATGGAGGACCCAAGTGCAAGTGGTGGTAAGGAAAATCGGGGTGGATCTAAACCGGctaattttgaatataatagGGTTAATGGAATCAACAAGACTGACAGTATGGGGGAAATCTCCCCAGTTGAGCTTCGGAATCTTCTTATGGAGAAAGCTAGAAAAGAAATTAGCAATAAACTCCTGGGAAATCAGTCAAATGCTGTTGATAAAACAGTGATGAAAGAGAGTGGAGATAACTTCTATAAAGTGAACGATAAAGGAGAGAAATGCTTAAGAAATTCTGAAACGTCTGCTCAAGATAACATTGCCATCATGTCGTTAGCAGGCTCTACAATTGCTAAAGGTAACAGAAAATTTCTAGAAACAACAGCTATTGATGTACCAGACCCTGACTTCCATGATTTTTTCAAAGATCGAACTGAAGTATCTTTCACTGAAAATCAAGTATGGGCTGTATATGATAACGATGATGGGATGCCTCGATGTTATGCTATGATTCATGGCATCATCTCCATGAATCCATTCAAGATAAAGATCAGTTGGCTCAACCCAAATACCAATAGTAAACTGGACCCCATTAAATGGGTTGCTTCAGGCTTTTCAAAAATTTGTGGGGATTTCAGATTGAGCAGACCTGAAATCTGTAGCTCGACCAACTTTTTCTCCCACAAGGTTAGGTGGAGAACAGGTGCTGATGGAGCTATTTGTATATATCCCAGGAAAGGGGATGTTTGGGCCTTATACAGGAATTGGTCTCCTGACTGGGATGAGGTAACACCAGATGAGGTTATTCACAAGTTTGATGTGGTTGAAGTACTTGAGGATTTTATCGAAGGGCATGGTATAGATGTTATTCCTCTGGTCAAAGTGGCTGGATTCAGGACAGTATTTCACCACCACTTAGATCCAACAGAAATCAGGATCATTCCGATGGAAGAGATGTTTCGATTCTCTCATCAAATACCTTCATATGTACTCACTGGTCAAGAAGCTCCAGATGCTCCAAAGGGTTGCAGGGTGTTGGACCCAGCTGCTACTCCATTTGAATTTCTTCAGCTAATAGAAGTTGTGAAGGTGGAAGACATGGCAGACAAAGAGGATACTGATGTCAAAGAACCAAGCgataaaatgataaaagaaaGTAATAAGGAAATGATCAACTATATGGGAAAAGTTGAGGAAGAAAAGAAGGGGGAGGATGAAGACATGCAGGAAGTAGATACAAGTGACGACATGACAAAAGCTAATAATGAGGAAATGATCAATGATGTGCGGAAACTCGGGGAAGTACAGCAGGAAAAGGACAAAGACATGCGCAGTAAGGAAAAACTttga